TTTTCTTTTCTGCGGCCACTTTGGCCATCGACAAACCGGTACCCGAATTGGTGCCGCCGATGAGCAGATCGACGCCATCGCGATCAAACCATTCGCGCGCGCGACTGGCGGCGATATCGGCTTTATTCTGGTGATCAGCGCTGACGAATTCGATTTTCTTACCGAGTACCGTGCCACCGAAATCGGCAATCGCCATCTTGATCGCTTCAACCCCGCCTTTGCCATCGATATCCGAGTACACGCCCGACAAATCGCTGATAAAGCCGATCTTCACTACATCGCCCGACACTTGTGCAGCCGCCGGTGCGGCAGAAAAGGCCGCGGCAAGCGCCAAACTGATTAGCTTCAATGTATTCTTCATCTTTCATCTCCTGTCATTATTATTGAAATTGCCCGTTATAAAGCACGGGCGACTGAAACTGAATTACACGCCCAACAACTGATTCAATACCGGCATTTTTTCCGGCAACTGTGCCGCCGTAAAACTCTCGACAATCTGACCATGTTCCATCACATAAAAATGATCGGCCAAAGGTGCGGCGAAACGGAAATTCTGTTCCACCATCACGATGGTGTAGCCACTCGCTTTGAGTGTCAGAATCATCCGCGCCAAGGCTTGCACGATAACCGGTGCCAAGCCTTCGGAAATCTCATCGAGTAACAATAGTCGCGCACCGGTACGCAAGATGCGCGCAACCGCCAGCATTTGCTGCTCGCCACCCGACAAACGCGTGCCTTGGCTATGCTTACGCTCGGCCAAGTTAGGGAACATGGCATAAATATCGGCAATCGCCATGCCCGCGGTTTCACGTGAAACCATCGGTGGCAATAAAAGATTTTCTTCGGTCGACAAGGAAGAAAAAATACCGCGCTCTTCCGGACAATAACCGACGCCAAGATGGGCAATTTTATGCGTGGCCAGCGTGATCGCTTCGACCCCGTTAATCTTGATCGAACCGGCGCGCGCACCGGTCAAGCCCATGATGGCACGCATGGTCGTGGTACGACCGGCACCGTTACGACCTAGAATGGTAACGACCTCGCCAGGCTGTACCGACAGATTCACATCATGCAAAATATGTGACTCGCCATACCAAGCTTGTAAGTGAGTAATTTCCAGTGCTGGAATGCGCGCTGACTTCATGCGTGTGCTCCTTCCAATTCCGCACTGCTGCTACCCATATACGCTTCCATCACCAAGGGATTGGCCGAGACTTCGGCATAACTGCCCTCGGCCAGCATGGCACCACGCTGTAGTACCGAAATGCGGTCGCAGATGCCGGACACCACACTCATATTATGTTCCACCATCAAAATAGTGCGACCGGCCGCGACCTTGCGTATCAATTCAGTCACGCGATGGACATCTTCATGTCCCATGCCTTGGGTCGGTTCGTCGAGCAACATCATTTCCGGTTCCATCGCCAAGGTCGTGGCGATTTCCAGCGCACGCTTGCGACCATACGGTAAATCCACCGTCAGCGTCGTCGCAAACGCGGCCAAATCTACTTGTTCGAGCAAGTCCATGGCACGCTCGTTCAAGCGCGACAAGCTGGCAGCACTCTTCCAAAAATGAAACGAGCTACCCAGTGTGCGCTGTAAACCGATACGCACATTTTCGAGCACACTTAAGTGCGGAAACACTGCCGAAATTTGAAACGAACGAATGATGCCTTGGCGTGCAATTTGTGCCGGTTTAGCCGCCGTGATATCGAGACCATTGAATAAAATCTGACCCGAACTCGGTACCAGAAATTTCGTCAGCAAATTGAAGCAAGTTGTTTTGCCAGCACCATTCGGGCCGATCAAGGCGTGAATATGACCACGCTGAACTTGCAGGTTAACTTCATTAACCGCGGTGAAGCCCTTGAACTGTTTGCTCAAGCGCTTAGTCTCCAGGATGACTTGGGTCATCTGATCTCCTTGTGTTGCCTTGTTTCGAACATGACAATCCCGCTGTACGTGCAGCGGGCATAATTATTATTTTGCACTCATCACTGAACAAAATCTAAGACAACATAGCACAGCGACGAGTGATAGTACCCAGCAAATGAAAGCAACAACAATACGGTATAACTACTATAGCGCGCGCGCCGCCCCAATTGGCCGCGCCGCGAGCATTAACATGGCCGCTTTTTCCGCGATCATGATGGTTGGTGAATTGGTATTACCGGAGGTAATCGTCGGCATGATCGAGGCATCGGCAACCCGCAAACCAGCCACACCAATTACGCGCAACTGGCTGTCCACCACGGCCATCGCATCATCGCTGCGCCCCATCTTACAGGTGCCAACCGGATGAAAAATCGTCGTGCCGATATCGCCGGCGGCATTGGCTAATTCTGCTTCGGTGCGAAATTGTGCGCCCGGCTTCATCTCTTGCGGCGCATATTTTTGCAGCGCCGGTGCGGCCACAATCTGCCGCGTCAGCGTCAAGGAAGCGGCCGCGATGCGCCGATCTTCCGCTGTGCTCAAATAATTGGGGGCAATCGCCGGTGCCTGCGCCGCATCGGGACTGAGGATGCGTACCTGGCCGCGCGAACTCGGACGCAGATTGCACACGCTGGCGGTAAACGCCGGAAAATCATGCAAAGGATCGCCGAATTTATCGAGCGATAAAGGCTGCACATGGTATTCCAAATTAGCCGTCGCCTGACTCGCATCCGAGCGCGTAAACGCCCCTAGCTGCGACGGTGCCATCGACATCGGCCCACTCTGACGCAGCGCATATTCGAGGCCGATACGGGCCTTGCCGAGCCAACTGTTGGCCATCTTATTCAAGGTCGGTGCACCACTGATTTTAAATGAAGAACGAATCTGTAAATGGTCTTGCAAATTCGCCCCGACACCAGCCAAAGCATGGACGACCGGCACGCCGGCTTGCTGCAACTGCGCCGGCGCACCGATACCTGACAATTGCAGAATCGCCGGCGAACCGATGGCACCGGCCGCCAGCACTGTTTCGACCATCGCCTCAGCAAACCAATGACGGCCGCCGCCGATGAATTCCACGCCGCTGCAGCGCTGGCCGTCGCCAGTGCTGCTGATACATAATTTCTGCACCTGGCAACCGGTCATGATGGTCAAGTTATCGCGCGCTGCCGCTGGGCGTAAAAAAGCTTTGGCAGTATTCCAGCGAATGCCGCGTTTTTGATTGACATCGAAATAGCCGCAACCTTCGTTATCACCGCGATTGAAATCATCGCTGTTAGGAATCCCGACCTGCGCCGCGGCGGCGCGAAAGGCATCGAGAATTTCCCACGACAAACGTTGTTTTTCCACACGCCACTCGCCACCGCGACCGTGAAATTCCCCATCTTGGCCGTGATGGTCTTCGCTTTTTTTAAATAAGGGTAAGACCTGATCCCAGCGCCAACTGTCGTCGCCACTCAAAGCCGCCCATTCATCGTAATCGCGCGCCTGACCACGCATGTAAATCATGCCATTGATCGATGAGCTGCCGCCGAGGACTTTCCCACGTGGATAAATCAAACTGCGACCGTTCAAACCCGCTTCCGCTTCGGTGCGATACATCCAATCGGTACGCGGATTATTAATGCAATACAAATAGCCGACCGGGATATGAATCCACAGATAGTCATCTTTGCCGCCGGCTTCGATGAGCAGCACACGCCGCGTCGGATCGGCCGACAGGCGGTTGGCCAGCACACAACCGGCGCTGCCGGCACCGACCACGATGTAATCAAATTGACCTGCTGATTCCATATTTTTTTCCTGTTAACAAGTTAATGGATCGTCGCAAGCGACGATGGAAAAGACTCTGGAAGGGGTTTGCATCCCCTCCCATCGCGTCGCTCCTTCGTCGCTCACCGGCCTGAAGGCCGGGGTTTCAAACCCTAGTCAGATTTTTGATGAAAGCGGGTTTTATAATTAAGTAATCGAACCCGGAAACGCTTCAGAGTCCGGCTTCCGCCACCAGCAGCGCGAGCAGCTGTGCGGCCGGCATGGCACGCGCCCGCGCCACCCCCTGTCCGGCCCACAGCGACATCAGTTCGGTATCACCAAGTTTGGCGGCCGCACTGCGTAAGCCGGCCGTCAAGGCATTTTGTACCGGGTAAGCCGGTACCTGCGCGGCGACTGCTTCCATGGCTTGCATAAAGCGGTTGTCGAGCCCACGCGCCAGCCGTCCGGTAATCGCTCGGGTTTGACGCGTGCAGTCGGTGGTGGCGCTGAGTAAGCGTTGTTGGTAGGCCGGATCAATCCCACACTCGGGCGTCACCAGAAACGCCGTGCCCATTTGTACCGCTGCGGCACCGGCAGCCAGTGCGGCAGCGATGTCGTGACCATCCATGATATTGCCGGCGACAATCGCCGGCACACGCAACTGTGGCAAACACAAGGCCAGCAATTCCATAGTGCTGAAATGGACATCTTCCTGCGGGCCGATAAACGTGCCTCTGTGGCCGCCAGCTTCACCACCCGACAGACACACCGCATCCACCCCCAGCGCTTGCCAGGCCAGCGCCTCAGACGGCTGCGTGGCAGTGCCAACGACGGCGATGCCAGCGGCCTGCAAGCGTGTCACTTGGGCTTGACTGAGAATGTCAAAAGTAAAACTGGCCAGCGCCGGCGCCGCATCGATCAGGGCCTCAAACTGGGCGGCAAAATCTTCACACCAACGCGCCGGTCGCGGCAAACCATCCCAGCCCAGCGCCGACCAAACGGGCTTAAGCCATTGCTCGGCTTGCTGCAATTCGAGCTCACTCGGCGTCGGCGTTTGCTGCACAAATAAATTGATGGCAAATGGCCGCGCCGTAAGTGCGCGAATCTGCCGCACTTGCTCACCGATGGCAGCCGGTGCCAACATGCCGGCCGCCAGCGAACCGAGCCCACCGGCATTGCTGACGGCCGCCACCAATTGTGGAGTCGAAGCGCCACCGGCCATCGGCCCCTGAATGATGGGATAAGTCAGCAAACGCGACAGCATCATTTACTTCGCTACCGGCATGGTGAATTCGGCGCCCTTGCTTATACTGTCAGGCCAGCGTTGCATGATCGATTTGTAGCGGGTATAAAAACGTATGCCTTCTTCCCCGTAAGCATGCACATCACCGAACAAGGAACGTTTCCAGCCACCAAACGAATGCCAGGCCATCGGCACTGGAATCGGCACATTGATGCCGACCATACCGACTTGCACGCGGCGCGAAAATTCGCGTGCCGTGTTGCCATCCGAAGTAAACAAGGCCACGCCATTACCGAATTCGTGACGATTAATCAGCGCCACTGCGGCAGCAAAATCGGGGACCCGCACGATGCACAAGACCGGACCGAAAATCTCTTCGCGATGGATTTTCATTCCTTCAACTACCTGATCAAACAGCGTGCCGCCGAGGAAAAAACCGGCCTCATGGCCGGGCACCGAAAAGCCGCGTCCATCAACCAACAACTGCGCGCCTTCGAGCACGCCATCCGCGATATACGCTTCAATTTTAGCCTTGTGCGCAGCCGTCACCACCGGCCCCATATCAGCATCGGCTTCCATACCGTTTTTAATCGTCAGTGCCCGCACGCGCGGCACCAAGGCCGTCACCAGTGCATCGGCCACATCGCCGACGGCGACGGCCACCGAAATCGCCATACAACGTTCGCCGGCCGAGCCATACGCCGCGCCCATCAGGGCATCGACCGCTTGTTCCAAATTCGCGTCCGGCATCACCACCAAATGATTCTTCGCCCCACCCAAAGCCTGTACGCGCTTACCCAAACGTGTGCCTTCGCTGTAAATGTATTCGGCAATCGGTGTCGAGCCGACGAAAGAAATAGCCGCCACATCCGGATGCTGCAACAAGCCGTCAACCGCCACTTTATCGCCCTGCAAAACCCCGAATACGCCATCTGGCAACCCGGCTTGTTTGAGCAAGTCTGCGATCAGTAAAGCACAAGAAGGATCGCGCTCCGACGGTTTCAAGATGAAGCAATTACCGGTAGCAATGGCCAACGGTGCCATCCACATCGGCACCATGAAAGGAAAATTGAAAGGCGTGATACCAGCGGTAATCCCGAGCGGTTGGCGCAGATTATAGTTATCGATGCCGCCGCCGATGTTGTCGGAAAATTGGGTTTTCAACAGTTGCGGCATCCCGCAAGCGAATTCGACGATCTCGATACCACGGGTCACCTCACCCATGGCATCGGACAATACCTTGCCATGTTCGCGGGTAATCAAGGTGGCCAGTTCAACATGATGCCGGTCCAACAATTCCTTAAATTTAAACATCACGCGCGCACGCTTGAGCGGCGCAGTCTCAGCCCAAGCCGGTGCGGCGGCTTTGGCCGCTGCCACGGCGGCATCGACGGCCGCCAAATCGGCCAACACAACTTGTGCCACCACGGCACCGGTAGCTGGGTTGAAAACGTCTTGCAAACGGCCCGAAGTCGACGGCGTGACCTGACCATTGAAAAAATGCTGAAGTAAAGTGGACATGGCGAAAACTTTCTGAAGAAGAAAAAATATCGACTCCAGAATAAATCACTCTGCACACATGATCCAATGAGTTATTATCAATAGCAATATAAGCTTTACTTATAATAAGCAAGACATCAAACCACCGCGACAGAACAAACAAGACATGGACTTCAGCCACTTACGCGCCTTTGTCATGGTCGCTCGCCTCGGGAATCTGACGCGGGCAGCCGAACAGCTGCACCTGACCCAGCCGGCAGTCAGCCTGCAAATCAAAGCCTTGCAAGCCCAGTTGGGCTTGCAATTATTCAGCCGTAGTGCCACCGGTATGACGCTCAGTAATAATGGTGCCAAGTTATTGCCGTATGCGGAACGCATCTTGTCAGGCCTGGCGGAAATGTCGCAAGCAGCACTGGCCATGCACTCGACCTTACAGGGCGAACTGGCGATCGGTACCATACTCGATCCCGAATTCACCCGTCTCGGCGTGTTTTTGAAACGTTTGGTAGAAACTTATCCACAGGTAGCGACGCGCTTACAACAAGCCATGTCCGGCACGGTGTTACAACAAATTCGCGCCGGCAGCCTCGATGTCGGTTTTTATCTCGGCCCCCTGCCCGACGATGGCAAAACCGCTTGTCACAGCATCGAGCTGACCGCCTTCACCTACCGCGTCGTCGCTCCGCGCGGTTGGCAACAGCGCGTTGCCGGCCAAAGCTGGGCCAGCCTGGCCGCCTTACCGTGGATTTGGACGCCGCCGGAATCGGCCCATCATCGCTTGCTCGGAAAAATCTTTGCCAGCCACAATATCGTGCCCAATAAAGTCGCCTTGGTCGACCAAGAACCCTCGATGCTCGACTTGGTCAAGTCCGGCGTTGGCTTAAGCCTGATTCGCGATGCCATCGCCATCCGCGAAGCCCATGCGCACGGCCTGGTGATCGCTGACAGCGTCAGTGTGACAACACAATTACGTTTTATTTGTCAGGAAAAGCGCAAAAATGAAGCCATGATTGCAGCAAGTTTTGAATTGATCAGTCAATCCTGGCGCTAATCATCTAAAATCTATTCAAACTCGCATTAACGACCCCACAAACATTGATACCTCGCTCATCATGAACCCACTACTGACACACGAGGCCAGCAACTGATGGCCCGCACAACCAAAGCCAGCAATGCCGTTCAAAGGCTCAAAGAGCGCGCCACCAATGGCACCTATAGCATGGTCAGTCAGGCCGATGGCCGCTTTTACCTGAGCTTATCGAGCGCCGCTGCTGCCCCACAAACCTGTTGCGCACCGATGGAAATCGACGAATTTGTCCGTTTCGTCAATGGGGTAGAAAAAGGCCCGGCAAAAAAACTCAGCAAGCTCGACGTCGCATTCGAGAAAAAGCTGGCGATCTCCAGAAATCAAACCTAAGGACACCGTGCCATGAGCGCTCTTCTCAAATTCTGTTTTATTCTCTTCGGCCTCATCGGCCTGTACAGCCTCAGCTCGGCACAAATGCAAAGTGACGCCGCCGTGCTTAACAACAGCATGCAAAAAATCGATGTGCAAGTCGGTAGCGGTGCCGAAGTCAAAACCGGCAACACCGTCGTCGTCCACTACACCGGTTGGTTATATGATCCGCTGGCCGTGCGTGAACATGGCGCAAAATTCGACAGCTCGGTCGGTGGCCCACCCTTCACTTTTCAAGTTGGTGCAAGTCGCGTTATTAAGGGCTGGGATCTGGGCTTAGTCGGCATGCGCGTCGGTGGCAAACGCACACTCATCATCCCACCCGAACTGGCCTACGGTCGGCGCGGCTCAGGGATGCAAATCGGGCCAAATGCCGAACTGGTATTCGATATTGAACTGATCGGTATCAAATAAGCGCTGGAGAAGCGCAGAAAAATGCCCCTTCAGACCACTTCAGAGCGCTGCTGCCGGCGTGAATCGCAAGGCTGCGCCGAGCCGATTCCACTGATTAATGGTGGAGATAGAAACACTCAAATACACCAGTTCGCTTGGGCTGAAATGTTCCAGCGTGGCGGCATACAAAGCATCATCGGGCGCGCCTTCACTGATGCGACACAAAGCTTCGGTCCAAGCCAACGCGGCGCGCTCGCGTGCGCTATAGACGCCAGCCTCGCGCCAGCTTGCGGCAAGATCGATCTTGGCCGTGGCAACACCGATCTTGCGGGCTAAATTGATATGAAATTGCAGACAAAATGCGCAAGCATTGATTTGCGAGGCGCGAATTTTAAGCAATTCGGTCAAACTTTTTTCCAAGCCCGAAGCATCGACCGCCTTGCCTTGCGCAGCCAAAGCCGCATAGGCGTCTGGTGCCAGACGGATAAATTCTTCGTAACTGATACGGGCAGTGGTGGGCATAGCTATTCCTGAAATTCAGCGTAACAGTTCGGTGTCCATCTGCTCAGATGAAAAGTATTCAAATGAATAAACGGCGTAAAAAAAACATGATATCGCCACAACCATGGCAAAGCTACCGATGAAAAACACCGGTTTCAGGCCTTCCGAGAAAATATACGCATGCCACGCATAAAGACTCGACATCACCACCACGGTCAAAGCTAAATTCATCATTTGCCGCGACCGACGTAAGATCGCGATGGCGATTAACAACATGAGCAAAACAGAAAAACCGAAACTGATCAATCCTGACATACGCTGGCCTCCCCATCAATGTGCAAGCTGAAGTGAATCATACACTTGTCACAAATTAACATAAAAACATGGGTAATTGACCACTAACACTGTTTTTTGTTGGTGATTGGCGCGGGCAATCCGCCAGCCTGCGGTTTTTTCGTTAAAATACTCTTATCCCACCCGGGCAGCCGCACGTGCCTGCTGTATTTTTCGCGCGCGCTCTGCCCCACTTCCAAGCTATCCGAAAATGAAACTCAAGTTTGTACTGCTGCTGCTTCCTTTGTTGTCCAACTTGGCTGGCGCTGCGACAGCTGCGGCAGCCGCGCCCGCCGTTGCCGCCACGGCCGAAGTATTTGTCGTCATGCCCGAAGACGGTGCCAAGCCGGCCTCCGGGATTGTCATCGATACGCCGAAAATGCCGATGGAAAAAAAAATCGTCCATGACAGCGGGCCGATACGCGTTTGGTCTGGCCCAGTACCGCTGTCAGGCGTGATGTTTTTTATTGTCGCCTCGATGCCGGTGCTGGCATCATTGTATTTTGCCTTTCAATTGTTTCTGTTCATCCAAGCACGCCGTCGCCGTCTCTCAACTCAGCATCAGCGCGAGCAATAAGCCAAAGCCTTTGGTTTTTTGCTGAAAGCGGCCATTGCCGCCGAAGCGACACTGTTCATCAAAACTTCACGCTCCGGTCACCGGCTTGTCACGTGCACGTCCTAGAGTCGTCGATATCGCTTATCGGAGACCACCATGTCAAGCAAAGCATTGATAGACAGCGCCGTATTCAATTCCAGCACACCGGCCCGGTTTGCCGACAAATTGTTCAGCCACTGCTTCAGTCGGCTGGTGTATGCCCAAATCTGGGAAGATCCGCAATCCGATCTCGACGCCCTGCAGCTCAAACCAGGGGCTACTATCCTCACCATCGCCTCGGGCGGTTGCAATGCCTTGGCGTATTTGTCGGCCCAGCCGGCGGCGGTGCATGCGGTCGATCTCAATGCCGCCCACCTCGCCATGCTCAACATGAAACAGCAAGCGATCAAGCATTTGCCCGATTACGATGCCGTGTTGGCCTACCTCGGCGCCGCCAATCACAGCGATAATCTGAAACGTTATGAGCGCCACATCCGCCGCCATCTGAGTCCGGCCGCCAGCAGCTTTTGGGAAAGTCGCGGCTTGAATGGCAAACAGCGCTACCATTATTTTTCTAACGATGCCTATCACCACGGTCTGCTTGGGCGCTTCATCGGCTTCGCCCACCTGTTTGTGCGCCTGATGGGTGGCAATTTGGCGAAACTTCTCGAAGCACGCAATCCACAACAGCAGCAGGCCTTGTTTGAACAATATGTTGCCCCCGTTTTCGATACGGCACTGGTGAAATGGTTGGCACGCCAACCAATCGCGCTCTACAGCTTGGGCATTCCACCGGCCCAATTTGCCGCGCTCAAAGATGAAGCAGCCCAAGGCTTGCATCAATTATTCAAACAAAGAATGCGGCAATTGGCCTGCGCCTTTCCGATAGAAGAAAATTGCTTCGCCCAGCAAGCTTTCGGACGCCGCTATAATATTGAGCATCAAGCAGCCTTGCCTATGTATTTACAAAAGCGCCATTTCACCAGCTTACGTACCAGTGCCGACCGTTTGCATGCGCATCACAACAGCCTCACCGGCTTTTTGGAGCAGCAAGCCGATGCCTCAGTCGATGCGTATTTATTCCTTGATGCGCAAGACTGGATGGATGGCCCACAACTGTGCGCGTTGTGGCGTGAAGTTACACGCACTGCGACAGCCGGGGCCAAAGTCTTGTTCCGTACCGGTGGCAGTGTTTCACCGTTAGAACACAAACTGAGCCCACAACTGTTATCGGCTTGGCATACCGATCCAGCCCATAACCTGCGCTTGCATGCCACCGACCGAGCAGCGATTTACGGCGGCATGCATCTCTATACCAAAGTCTGATCGCCGACCACACCGTGACCGTGCCCAATCAGTCGCGCCTGCTGGCCGATACGCTGTGGCTGTTGACGGCGCGTTCCCGTGGTGGCAACCACTGGGTCAGCAATGTTCACTCGCGCATAGAAACCGTAGCCATCGGCGGCTGCCACTATCCCTCGAGTCTGTTGCAAGCCAGCGAGGCCGGCGAAAGCTACGTTGCCAGTCCGCGCTCAACCTGGCTGCGCTATGCGCGCGAAGAAGCAATCCGCCACTGGCCCGCCGCCGGTTTGCTCAAACATGTATGCAGCATGTTGTTTGCTCCCTTATCGCTGCTGTTGCACGGCGCAGGCCTTGACCGTGCGGTCATCATTGCCAATCAACTGATCTCGACCAATCTGTATCCGCGCTGGCAAGGATCTGATCTCAGCGCCATGAGCAAGCAATTGTGTAATACCCACCCAGACCGGCCGCTGATGTTGCGAAATATTTGTCCGCAAGTCGACCCGCAATTATTTGCGCATCTCAATGAGCAAGGCTGGATATTGATACCAACGCGCATGGTGTATCTGTGCGACCCGGCGCACGAGCACGTCAGCAAACACAATCACGTTAAAAAAGATGCCCGCTTGTTGGCCGATGGTCAGGTCAGCGTAGTCAGTCATGAACAATTACAAGTGCAGGATTTACTCCCTCTGCGTGACTTATTCCGGCAATTATTCATCACCAAACATTCGCCACTCAATCCCGATTTCAGTCCGGAATTCTTCCAGTTATGCCTGGAGACCGGCTTTCTCGAATTGCATGGCTTACGCTGGCAAGGCCGTTGGGTCGGGGTTTTGGGTCTGTATGCCCATGCAGACAGCGGCTGGTTGACCACGCCCTTGATCGGTTATGACACCAGCTTGCCACAGGAATTAGGCTTATATCGACGTTTGATGGCCTTGCTGCTGGCCCAAGCCAAGCAGCGCCGTCTGCGTTTGCATTACAGTTCCGGTGCCGCACAGTTCAAACGTGCGCGTGGCGGCGTGCCGGCATTGGAATACAGCGCCGTCTATGAACAACACTTACCGCAAGGGCAAAAGCGCTATCTGCAACTGTTTGCCAAAACTCTACAACGCTGCGCTCCGCCTGTTTTACGCCGCGCCGACCAGCTTTAACTCACTTCCCAAGCACTGAAAACGCGCCAATCAAGCAGAAAATCCCTGTGGATAAACCCCGACTTATCCCTAGGATAAATTGGGGAAAACCGGCCTGATTACGACACGGCATTTTGTTATCCCAAAACTGTCATCATTTCATACAGAGCTTATCCGAACAGATATACAGTGACTAAGTCTTTGTTTCTGTGGATAAAACAAGACTTATCCACAAAATATCGCGCCGTTAACTACTATTACTATATATATATAAACTAATTACTATAAGTAAACAGGATTGAGCTTTTTCAAAAAAAAACGGCCCATTTTTTTTGAAATTTTTTTTTCTCTTTTTTTTAAAACCTCAAAAACGCCGCAAGCATGATTATTGTCACCTTTAACATGTTTTTAAAAAAATTTTAAAAATCACAAACCACCTTCCCCAAAAAAAACATCTGCATTAAAAAAACTACTGATTCAAGGCTTTCCCAACTTGCAAGCTGGTTTAAAAGTAAAGATTTCAGCTGAAATCGCAAAGAAAACCACATTTTTGAAAATATTTCTGTGGATAAGTGCAGGGATATCCACTGTATGCATTGTGCGTAAGCCGATTTACATCTCTCACTGAATTTCTTATACAGATTTTGTCCTGTGGATATACAGCCTTTTTCCACCGCCTTATGAATTCCTTAAACAATTGATTCTGTGGATGTTTACCGACTTATCCACAGGAACCCCCCAACGTTAACAATTATTACTATTTATATATATACTTATTAACATAGATGTTGTCCGCTACCTTCTCGACCGACATTTCCCCATCTTGAAAAAATCCTTTAGAATCCGTTACTTACTTCATTCACCAAGAAAATTAACGATGAGCTTGAACAAACGCCTGTGTTTATTGCTGATTTTTTTCAACAGCTTTGCCAATGCCGCTACACCGACCGCCGCAGCGCTTCATGCCTTATTTCAAGCTACCAACATCAGGCAAATGCTTGAGCCTTTGCAAGCGCAATCCTTGGCGATGAGCAACGCGATGAACAACATTTAATGTAAAAAATGTAATTAAAAAAAGCAACAATGAGGGAAGATATTCTCAAAGCAAAGAAAGTTTTTGATCAAAAATCTGACGAGGTATGCGGTGTTTCAGGTGTGAAAAAGCGTCTGTAAGGTTTATGTGAGAGCCTCTGAAGGCCGAGGCTTTACGCGCACAAACAAAAAAAAAGCCTGCTGTAACAGCAGGCCAAAAGAGATATAAGTCGCTTCAGCTATTCATACTCATCAAACTGGCATTGCCGCCAGCCGCTGTTGTGTTGATGCATAAAGCACGTTCAGCCACCAAACGCCACAACGCAATATCAGTCTGTTCATCAGTGCCAATGACCGAAACGATGCCATCTTGATTATCGACAAACGTTGCCAGGCAAGCATGGCGTGAAGCTTGGTCAGCTA
The sequence above is drawn from the Undibacterium sp. CCC3.4 genome and encodes:
- a CDS encoding FKBP-type peptidyl-prolyl cis-trans isomerase, with translation MSALLKFCFILFGLIGLYSLSSAQMQSDAAVLNNSMQKIDVQVGSGAEVKTGNTVVVHYTGWLYDPLAVREHGAKFDSSVGGPPFTFQVGASRVIKGWDLGLVGMRVGGKRTLIIPPELAYGRRGSGMQIGPNAELVFDIELIGIK
- a CDS encoding carboxymuconolactone decarboxylase family protein, producing MPTTARISYEEFIRLAPDAYAALAAQGKAVDASGLEKSLTELLKIRASQINACAFCLQFHINLARKIGVATAKIDLAASWREAGVYSARERAALAWTEALCRISEGAPDDALYAATLEHFSPSELVYLSVSISTINQWNRLGAALRFTPAAAL
- a CDS encoding DUF3419 family protein, translated to MSSKALIDSAVFNSSTPARFADKLFSHCFSRLVYAQIWEDPQSDLDALQLKPGATILTIASGGCNALAYLSAQPAAVHAVDLNAAHLAMLNMKQQAIKHLPDYDAVLAYLGAANHSDNLKRYERHIRRHLSPAASSFWESRGLNGKQRYHYFSNDAYHHGLLGRFIGFAHLFVRLMGGNLAKLLEARNPQQQQALFEQYVAPVFDTALVKWLARQPIALYSLGIPPAQFAALKDEAAQGLHQLFKQRMRQLACAFPIEENCFAQQAFGRRYNIEHQAALPMYLQKRHFTSLRTSADRLHAHHNSLTGFLEQQADASVDAYLFLDAQDWMDGPQLCALWREVTRTATAGAKVLFRTGGSVSPLEHKLSPQLLSAWHTDPAHNLRLHATDRAAIYGGMHLYTKV
- a CDS encoding GNAT family N-acetyltransferase; this encodes MPNQSRLLADTLWLLTARSRGGNHWVSNVHSRIETVAIGGCHYPSSLLQASEAGESYVASPRSTWLRYAREEAIRHWPAAGLLKHVCSMLFAPLSLLLHGAGLDRAVIIANQLISTNLYPRWQGSDLSAMSKQLCNTHPDRPLMLRNICPQVDPQLFAHLNEQGWILIPTRMVYLCDPAHEHVSKHNHVKKDARLLADGQVSVVSHEQLQVQDLLPLRDLFRQLFITKHSPLNPDFSPEFFQLCLETGFLELHGLRWQGRWVGVLGLYAHADSGWLTTPLIGYDTSLPQELGLYRRLMALLLAQAKQRRLRLHYSSGAAQFKRARGGVPALEYSAVYEQHLPQGQKRYLQLFAKTLQRCAPPVLRRADQL